From Macaca mulatta isolate MMU2019108-1 chromosome 3, T2T-MMU8v2.0, whole genome shotgun sequence, the proteins below share one genomic window:
- the LOC144340102 gene encoding uncharacterized protein LOC144340102, translating to MRTANYACSPKHQGPPRSIAHQKAQPSSAQSSNPRFIFVPSSTTPIHVGIAQTWSPACVALQAASCPSLPTLHPPRSSVLPFAAPCRPARLSPSPAQPGVPCRPRPGAPALPQRPGQSILGEPRAPRREAGLVPTAPAVPPRALGTPVPASPSHGLRALYSPHETPVRGHQTQRLFTAKPGAGKDGNASLEGAGASAAWVPGSATPGQDGQEARPRAREEDGCRERRGGLSHGKDCNAAGNAPGKRLRRTGRRRTLRRRCRPPAPRPRPRPRRKLALDSTAPRIPAARPKPPCPGGRGDHSRIQPGVQRPPRPAPRSHATPSCPRPAATPRPGVHCEQPAPPTQAQPRPAREAPRVSAADWLWPRWGSGPGGERRIQDGGGQEAASSEARGKARPRPRLPPDSVRSWQGAVAGTGAALRTSRRSS from the exons ATGAGGACTGCTAATTATGCCTG CTCACCAAAGCACCAGGGACCTCCACGGAGCATCGCCCATCAGAAGGCACAGCCTAGCTCTGCTCAGTCCTCAAATCCGAGG TTTATTTTCGTGCCCTCCTCCACCACACCTATCCACGTGGGGATAGCACAGACCTGGTCTCCAGCCTGCGTCGCCCTACAGGCGGCatcctgtccctccctccccactctccaccctccacGGAGCTCTGTGCTCCCGTTCGCAGCTCCCTGCAggcctgcccgcctcagcccttCCCCAGCCCAGCCCGGCGTCCCCTGCCGGCCGCGCCCTGGAGCCCCCGCTCTTCCCCAGCGCCCCGGCCAGAGTATCCTGGGGGAGCCGCGCGCACCTCGCAGAGAGGCCGGCCTCGTCCCGACAGCTCCTGCGGTTCCCCCTCGCGCTCTCGGGACTCCCGTTCCGGCGTCCCCGAGTCATGGGCTCCGCGCGCTTTATTCTCCACATGAAACCCCGGTCCGTGGCCATCAAACCCAGCGCCTTTTCACGGCGAAACCCGGGGCGGGAAAAGACGGGAACGCGTCCCTCGAAGGGGCCGGCGCCAGCGCCGCGTGGGTTCCCGGCAGCGCTACGCCGGGCCAGGATGGGCAGGAAGCGCGCCCAAGGGCGCGGGAAGAAGACGGCTGCCGGGAGCGCCGCGGGGGCCTTTCACACGGTAAGGACTGCAACGCCGCGGGAAACGCGCCGGGAAAGCGTCTCCGACGAACGGGGCGAAGGCGCACCCTGAGAAGGCGCTGCAGGCCACCCGCGCCACGCCCCCGGCCCCGGCCGCGCCGGAAACTGGCGCTAGACAGCACAGCCCCCCGAATACCGGCCGCCCGCCCCAAGCCACCCTGTCCGGGAGGACGCGGGGACCACTCAAGGATCCAGCCTGGGGTCCAGCGCCCGCCACGCCCCGCTCCGCGCAGCCACGCCACGCCCTCGTGTCCCCGCCCGGCAGCCACACCCCGCCCCGGCGTGCACTGCGAGCAACCCGCCCCCCCGACGCAGGCACAGCCCCGGCCCGCCCGAGAGGCGCCGCGCGTCTCGGCCGCTGATTGGCTGTGGCCGCGGTGGGGGTCGGGCCCTGGCGGAGAGCGGCGGATTCAAGATGGCGGCGGTCAGGAGGCGGCTTCCAGCGAAGCCCGCGGGAAAGCGAGACCTCGGCCGCGGCTTCCGCCGGACAGCGTCCGCTCCTGGCAGGGGGCGGTGGCGGGCACCGGAGCCGCCCTTAGGACTTCACGCCGCAGCAGCTAG